One Pelodiscus sinensis isolate JC-2024 unplaced genomic scaffold, ASM4963464v1 ctg88, whole genome shotgun sequence DNA segment encodes these proteins:
- the RLN3 gene encoding relaxin-3 has protein sequence MPKLLLALAFGTLLWELRLGAEGRNPPYGVKLCGREFIRAVIFTCGGSRWRRTGDLEILSGPPGGEDSTEAASSEWDVSRLPGMLPLSSDYHERWRGKPGRSLSEDSWPLERAARDVTTGLSTSCCKWGCSKSEISSLC, from the exons ATGCCGaagctcctcctggccctggcgtTCGGGACGCTGCTCTGGGAACTGAGGCTGGGGGCCGAGGGCCGGAACCCACCCTATGGCGTCAAGCTGTGCGGCCGGGAGTTCATCCGGGCCGTCATCTTCACCTGTGGGGGCTCCCGCTGGAGACGGACAG GTGACCTCGAGATCCTGAGCGGCCCCCCTGGCGGGGAAGACTCCACAGAAGCTGCCTCCAGCGAGTGGGACGTCAGCCGCCTGCCCGGGATGCTGCCCCTCTCCTCCGACTACCACGAGAGGTGGCGAGGCAAACCGGGCCGCAGCCTCTCCGAGGACAGCTGGCCTTTGGAGCGCGCCGCCCGGGACGTCACGACGGGGCTGAGCACCTCCTGCTGCAAGTGGGGGTGCAGCAAGAGCGAGATCAGCTCCCTGTGCTAG
- the IL27RA gene encoding interleukin-27 receptor subunit alpha isoform X3, with product MRRRGRAAWLLLLALKTFGFQEGDPEGPPGMACYQMGPSGGMNCSWPSPPGPEANTTYTLHYQSLKLIRDQSRSSQAPAGRRWVVIERGRLRHNEEYAVWVEAGGGTQIAPRLTLTLHEIVKPEPPELGLVELTPVVTVNWTNPRWPQHSPLGLACDLRYRMSGAPNWTRVHEEDMEPNSYEFSSLEPFSAYEAQIRCIPEDRKGFWSDWSPPLTFRTPEDAPQGLVDVWQAAGPPEPGQPSLLLLWKPLDPRAARGVVRGYSITFRAGSNRAESSLDAPCCRASLPASTTHVWISAKNNVGRTPPANLSLERQDLPAPTEVRAVAVQGQALWVTWDPSEDRLEPLEYLVEWAEECGSAKAATLRWVRSPAGTRSTRLTGDFRPRVPYQVRVYGLYPQGFGASAPVRAYTQEGVPSAGPQGLQDRSISKEASVISWEAIPLAQRNGHLAHYTLYLAAPTGSPRASRPRAGTRHLLPALDDRLHLHRGRKRQHHPPLPHARFPLGGRPGCPLGGGVPPLPRLHRGSRPPCQVAGPVPEGAAPVVLGEGPGPHPQQDSTARGGRGSLQIPGPVGPGPRPGGAAPHPAGY from the exons ATGCGGAGGAGAGGGCGGGCCGCGTGGCTCTTGCTGCTGGCCCTGAAGACCTTTGGGTTTCAGGAAG GTGACCCCGAGGGGCCCCCGGGGATGGCGTGTTACCAGATGGGCCCCAGCGGGGGCATGAATTGCAGCTGGCCCAGCCCACCTGGCCCTGAGGCCAACACCACCTACACCCTGCACTACCAGAGCCTGAAGCT CATACGCGACCAGAGCCGGAGTTCCCAGGCCCCGGCCGGCCGGCGCTGGGTGGTGATTGAAAGAGGCAGGCTGAGACACAACGAGGAGTACGCCGTGTGGGTGGAGGCCGGCGGCGGGACCCAGATCGCCCCAAGGCTCACCCTGACCCTGCATGAGATCG TGAAGCCAGAGCCCCCCGAATTGGGCCTAGTGGAGCTCACCCCTGTGGTCACGGTGAACTGGACAAACCCCCGTTGGCCGCAGCATTCCCCCCTGGGCCTGGCCTGCGACCTTCGCTACCGGATGTCTGGGGCCCCCAACTGGACCAGG GTGCACGAGGAGGACATGGAGCCGAACAGCTACGagttctccagcctggagcctttcTCGGCCTACGAGGCGCAGATTCGCTGCATCCCTGAGGACCGGAAGGGCTTCTGGAGCGACTGGAGCCCGCCCCTGACCTTCCGGACCCCCGAGGACG CCCCGCAGGGCCTGGTGGACGTGTGGCAAGCGGCCGGCCCCCCGGAGCCCGGacagcccagcctgctgctgctgtggaag CCACTGGATCCCAGAGCAGCCCGGGGAGTCGTTCGCGGCTACAGCATCACCTTCCGGGCAGGGAGCAACCGCGCCGAGAGCTCCCTGGACGCCCCCTGCTGCCGCGCGAGTCTCCCCGCCAGCACCACCCACGTCTGGATCTCGGCAAAGAACAACGTGGGGCGGACGCcgcccgccaacctcagcttggAGCGCCAGG ATCTGCCCGCCCCCACGGAGGTCCGGGCGGTGGCCGTGCAGGGCCAGGCTCTCTGGGTTACCTGGGACCCCAGCGAGGACCGGCTGGAGCCCCTGGAGTACCTGGTGGAGTGGGCGGAGGAGTGCGGCAGCGCCAAGGCGGCCACGCTGCGCTGGGTGCGCAGCCCAGCTGGCACCCGCAGCACCCGGCTGACAG gtgaCTTCAGACCCCGGGTGCCGTACCAGGTGCGAGTTTACGGGCTGTACCCCCAGGGCTTTGGCGCCTCGGCCCCCGTCCGAGCCTACACTCAGGAGGGAG TGCCATCGGCagggcctcagggcctgcaggaTCGGAGCATCTCCAAGGAGGCATCCGTCATCTCGTGGGAGGCGATCCCCCTGGCGCAGCGCAACGGGCACCTCGCCCACTACACCCTCTACCTCGCCGCGCCCACAGGGAGCCCACGGGCCTCCAGACCCA GGGCTGGAACCCGGCACCTCCTACCGGCTCTGGATGACCGGCTCCACCTCCATCGGGGAAGGAAACGCCAGcaccatccacctcttccacacGCCAG ATTCCCGCTGGGAGGCCGTCCTGGCTGCCCTCTTGGCGGTGGGGTTCCTCCTCTTCCTCGCCTGCATCGTGGGAGCCGTCCTCCATGCCAA GTTGCTGGACCTGTGCCGGAAGGTGCTGCCCcggtggtgctgggagaaggtcCCGGACCCCACCCTCAGCAGGATTCCACTGCACGAGGGGGACGGG GATCCCTACAGATACCAGGGCCCGTTGGCCCCGGGCCCAGACCTGGAGGAGCCGCCCCTCACCCTGCTGGATATTGA
- the IL27RA gene encoding interleukin-27 receptor subunit alpha isoform X4 has protein sequence MRRRGRAAWLLLLALKTFGFQEGDPEGPPGMACYQMGPSGGMNCSWPSPPGPEANTTYTLHYQSLKLIRDQSRSSQAPAGRRWVVIERGRLRHNEEYAVWVEAGGGTQIAPRLTLTLHEIVKPEPPELGLVELTPVVTVNWTNPRWPQHSPLGLACDLRYRMSGAPNWTRVHEEDMEPNSYEFSSLEPFSAYEAQIRCIPEDRKGFWSDWSPPLTFRTPEDAPQGLVDVWQAAGPPEPGQPSLLLLWKPLDPRAARGVVRGYSITFRAGSNRAESSLDAPCCRASLPASTTHVWISAKNNVGRTPPANLSLERQDLPAPTEVRAVAVQGQALWVTWDPSEDRLEPLEYLVEWAEECGSAKAATLRWVRSPAGTRSTRLTGDFRPRVPYQVRVYGLYPQGFGASAPVRAYTQEGVPSAGPQGLQDRSISKEASVISWEAIPLAQRNGHLAHYTLYLAAPTGSPRASRPIAATETTYTLQGLEPGTSYRLWMTGSTSIGEGNASTIHLFHTPGGGRRGLVGPVQGWVPPQRWLQLSAGKAIGAAVPHPRGGCIPVRLPSPIPSYLLHAPGSRKL, from the exons ATGCGGAGGAGAGGGCGGGCCGCGTGGCTCTTGCTGCTGGCCCTGAAGACCTTTGGGTTTCAGGAAG GTGACCCCGAGGGGCCCCCGGGGATGGCGTGTTACCAGATGGGCCCCAGCGGGGGCATGAATTGCAGCTGGCCCAGCCCACCTGGCCCTGAGGCCAACACCACCTACACCCTGCACTACCAGAGCCTGAAGCT CATACGCGACCAGAGCCGGAGTTCCCAGGCCCCGGCCGGCCGGCGCTGGGTGGTGATTGAAAGAGGCAGGCTGAGACACAACGAGGAGTACGCCGTGTGGGTGGAGGCCGGCGGCGGGACCCAGATCGCCCCAAGGCTCACCCTGACCCTGCATGAGATCG TGAAGCCAGAGCCCCCCGAATTGGGCCTAGTGGAGCTCACCCCTGTGGTCACGGTGAACTGGACAAACCCCCGTTGGCCGCAGCATTCCCCCCTGGGCCTGGCCTGCGACCTTCGCTACCGGATGTCTGGGGCCCCCAACTGGACCAGG GTGCACGAGGAGGACATGGAGCCGAACAGCTACGagttctccagcctggagcctttcTCGGCCTACGAGGCGCAGATTCGCTGCATCCCTGAGGACCGGAAGGGCTTCTGGAGCGACTGGAGCCCGCCCCTGACCTTCCGGACCCCCGAGGACG CCCCGCAGGGCCTGGTGGACGTGTGGCAAGCGGCCGGCCCCCCGGAGCCCGGacagcccagcctgctgctgctgtggaag CCACTGGATCCCAGAGCAGCCCGGGGAGTCGTTCGCGGCTACAGCATCACCTTCCGGGCAGGGAGCAACCGCGCCGAGAGCTCCCTGGACGCCCCCTGCTGCCGCGCGAGTCTCCCCGCCAGCACCACCCACGTCTGGATCTCGGCAAAGAACAACGTGGGGCGGACGCcgcccgccaacctcagcttggAGCGCCAGG ATCTGCCCGCCCCCACGGAGGTCCGGGCGGTGGCCGTGCAGGGCCAGGCTCTCTGGGTTACCTGGGACCCCAGCGAGGACCGGCTGGAGCCCCTGGAGTACCTGGTGGAGTGGGCGGAGGAGTGCGGCAGCGCCAAGGCGGCCACGCTGCGCTGGGTGCGCAGCCCAGCTGGCACCCGCAGCACCCGGCTGACAG gtgaCTTCAGACCCCGGGTGCCGTACCAGGTGCGAGTTTACGGGCTGTACCCCCAGGGCTTTGGCGCCTCGGCCCCCGTCCGAGCCTACACTCAGGAGGGAG TGCCATCGGCagggcctcagggcctgcaggaTCGGAGCATCTCCAAGGAGGCATCCGTCATCTCGTGGGAGGCGATCCCCCTGGCGCAGCGCAACGGGCACCTCGCCCACTACACCCTCTACCTCGCCGCGCCCACAGGGAGCCCACGGGCCTCCAGACCCA TTGCTGCTACAGAGACAACCTACACCCTCCAGGGGCTGGAACCCGGCACCTCCTACCGGCTCTGGATGACCGGCTCCACCTCCATCGGGGAAGGAAACGCCAGcaccatccacctcttccacacGCCAGGTGGGGGCCGCCGGGGGCTCGTGGGGCCGGTGCAGGGTTGggtgccaccccagag gtggctgcagctcagcGCTGGCAAAGCAATTGGGGCGgccgtgccccaccccagaggtggctgcatcccagtgcgactcccctcccccatacccaGCTATTTGCTTCATGCTCCGGGATCCAGGAAGTTATAG
- the IL27RA gene encoding interleukin-27 receptor subunit alpha isoform X1: MRRRGRAAWLLLLALKTFGFQEGDPEGPPGMACYQMGPSGGMNCSWPSPPGPEANTTYTLHYQSLKLIRDQSRSSQAPAGRRWVVIERGRLRHNEEYAVWVEAGGGTQIAPRLTLTLHEIVKPEPPELGLVELTPVVTVNWTNPRWPQHSPLGLACDLRYRMSGAPNWTRVHEEDMEPNSYEFSSLEPFSAYEAQIRCIPEDRKGFWSDWSPPLTFRTPEDAPQGLVDVWQAAGPPEPGQPSLLLLWKPLDPRAARGVVRGYSITFRAGSNRAESSLDAPCCRASLPASTTHVWISAKNNVGRTPPANLSLERQDLPAPTEVRAVAVQGQALWVTWDPSEDRLEPLEYLVEWAEECGSAKAATLRWVRSPAGTRSTRLTGDFRPRVPYQVRVYGLYPQGFGASAPVRAYTQEGVPSAGPQGLQDRSISKEASVISWEAIPLAQRNGHLAHYTLYLAAPTGSPRASRPIAATETTYTLQGLEPGTSYRLWMTGSTSIGEGNASTIHLFHTPDSRWEAVLAALLAVGFLLFLACIVGAVLHAKLLDLCRKVLPRWCWEKVPDPTLSRIPLHEGDGDPYRYQGPLAPGPDLEEPPLTLLDIEEPADPGTQDYSTLPQLESPLPPLPHGSGASARPEELGPSSSAREEAWEEPAPVTSGYEKHFMPTLEEVLGLA, encoded by the exons ATGCGGAGGAGAGGGCGGGCCGCGTGGCTCTTGCTGCTGGCCCTGAAGACCTTTGGGTTTCAGGAAG GTGACCCCGAGGGGCCCCCGGGGATGGCGTGTTACCAGATGGGCCCCAGCGGGGGCATGAATTGCAGCTGGCCCAGCCCACCTGGCCCTGAGGCCAACACCACCTACACCCTGCACTACCAGAGCCTGAAGCT CATACGCGACCAGAGCCGGAGTTCCCAGGCCCCGGCCGGCCGGCGCTGGGTGGTGATTGAAAGAGGCAGGCTGAGACACAACGAGGAGTACGCCGTGTGGGTGGAGGCCGGCGGCGGGACCCAGATCGCCCCAAGGCTCACCCTGACCCTGCATGAGATCG TGAAGCCAGAGCCCCCCGAATTGGGCCTAGTGGAGCTCACCCCTGTGGTCACGGTGAACTGGACAAACCCCCGTTGGCCGCAGCATTCCCCCCTGGGCCTGGCCTGCGACCTTCGCTACCGGATGTCTGGGGCCCCCAACTGGACCAGG GTGCACGAGGAGGACATGGAGCCGAACAGCTACGagttctccagcctggagcctttcTCGGCCTACGAGGCGCAGATTCGCTGCATCCCTGAGGACCGGAAGGGCTTCTGGAGCGACTGGAGCCCGCCCCTGACCTTCCGGACCCCCGAGGACG CCCCGCAGGGCCTGGTGGACGTGTGGCAAGCGGCCGGCCCCCCGGAGCCCGGacagcccagcctgctgctgctgtggaag CCACTGGATCCCAGAGCAGCCCGGGGAGTCGTTCGCGGCTACAGCATCACCTTCCGGGCAGGGAGCAACCGCGCCGAGAGCTCCCTGGACGCCCCCTGCTGCCGCGCGAGTCTCCCCGCCAGCACCACCCACGTCTGGATCTCGGCAAAGAACAACGTGGGGCGGACGCcgcccgccaacctcagcttggAGCGCCAGG ATCTGCCCGCCCCCACGGAGGTCCGGGCGGTGGCCGTGCAGGGCCAGGCTCTCTGGGTTACCTGGGACCCCAGCGAGGACCGGCTGGAGCCCCTGGAGTACCTGGTGGAGTGGGCGGAGGAGTGCGGCAGCGCCAAGGCGGCCACGCTGCGCTGGGTGCGCAGCCCAGCTGGCACCCGCAGCACCCGGCTGACAG gtgaCTTCAGACCCCGGGTGCCGTACCAGGTGCGAGTTTACGGGCTGTACCCCCAGGGCTTTGGCGCCTCGGCCCCCGTCCGAGCCTACACTCAGGAGGGAG TGCCATCGGCagggcctcagggcctgcaggaTCGGAGCATCTCCAAGGAGGCATCCGTCATCTCGTGGGAGGCGATCCCCCTGGCGCAGCGCAACGGGCACCTCGCCCACTACACCCTCTACCTCGCCGCGCCCACAGGGAGCCCACGGGCCTCCAGACCCA TTGCTGCTACAGAGACAACCTACACCCTCCAGGGGCTGGAACCCGGCACCTCCTACCGGCTCTGGATGACCGGCTCCACCTCCATCGGGGAAGGAAACGCCAGcaccatccacctcttccacacGCCAG ATTCCCGCTGGGAGGCCGTCCTGGCTGCCCTCTTGGCGGTGGGGTTCCTCCTCTTCCTCGCCTGCATCGTGGGAGCCGTCCTCCATGCCAA GTTGCTGGACCTGTGCCGGAAGGTGCTGCCCcggtggtgctgggagaaggtcCCGGACCCCACCCTCAGCAGGATTCCACTGCACGAGGGGGACGGG GATCCCTACAGATACCAGGGCCCGTTGGCCCCGGGCCCAGACCTGGAGGAGCCGCCCCTCACCCTGCTGGATATTGAGGAGCCTGCGGATCCCGGGACCCAGGACTACTCCACtctgcctcagctggagtctcccctgcccccccttccccatggcAGCGGGGCTAGCGCCCGGCCCGAGGAACTggggcccagcagctctgccaggGAGGAGGCCTGGGAAGAACCAGCGCCGGTCACTTCCGGCTACGAGAAGCATTTCATGCCCACCCTGGAGgaggtgctgggcctggcctga
- the IL27RA gene encoding interleukin-27 receptor subunit alpha isoform X2, giving the protein MRRRGRAAWLLLLALKTFGFQEGDPEGPPGMACYQMGPSGGMNCSWPSPPGPEANTTYTLHYQSLKLIRDQSRSSQAPAGRRWVVIERGRLRHNEEYAVWVEAGGGTQIAPRLTLTLHEIVKPEPPELGLVELTPVVTVNWTNPRWPQHSPLGLACDLRYRMSGAPNWTRVHEEDMEPNSYEFSSLEPFSAYEAQIRCIPEDRKGFWSDWSPPLTFRTPEDAPQGLVDVWQAAGPPEPGQPSLLLLWKPLDPRAARGVVRGYSITFRAGSNRAESSLDAPCCRASLPASTTHVWISAKNNVGRTPPANLSLERQGDFRPRVPYQVRVYGLYPQGFGASAPVRAYTQEGVPSAGPQGLQDRSISKEASVISWEAIPLAQRNGHLAHYTLYLAAPTGSPRASRPIAATETTYTLQGLEPGTSYRLWMTGSTSIGEGNASTIHLFHTPDSRWEAVLAALLAVGFLLFLACIVGAVLHAKLLDLCRKVLPRWCWEKVPDPTLSRIPLHEGDGDPYRYQGPLAPGPDLEEPPLTLLDIEEPADPGTQDYSTLPQLESPLPPLPHGSGASARPEELGPSSSAREEAWEEPAPVTSGYEKHFMPTLEEVLGLA; this is encoded by the exons ATGCGGAGGAGAGGGCGGGCCGCGTGGCTCTTGCTGCTGGCCCTGAAGACCTTTGGGTTTCAGGAAG GTGACCCCGAGGGGCCCCCGGGGATGGCGTGTTACCAGATGGGCCCCAGCGGGGGCATGAATTGCAGCTGGCCCAGCCCACCTGGCCCTGAGGCCAACACCACCTACACCCTGCACTACCAGAGCCTGAAGCT CATACGCGACCAGAGCCGGAGTTCCCAGGCCCCGGCCGGCCGGCGCTGGGTGGTGATTGAAAGAGGCAGGCTGAGACACAACGAGGAGTACGCCGTGTGGGTGGAGGCCGGCGGCGGGACCCAGATCGCCCCAAGGCTCACCCTGACCCTGCATGAGATCG TGAAGCCAGAGCCCCCCGAATTGGGCCTAGTGGAGCTCACCCCTGTGGTCACGGTGAACTGGACAAACCCCCGTTGGCCGCAGCATTCCCCCCTGGGCCTGGCCTGCGACCTTCGCTACCGGATGTCTGGGGCCCCCAACTGGACCAGG GTGCACGAGGAGGACATGGAGCCGAACAGCTACGagttctccagcctggagcctttcTCGGCCTACGAGGCGCAGATTCGCTGCATCCCTGAGGACCGGAAGGGCTTCTGGAGCGACTGGAGCCCGCCCCTGACCTTCCGGACCCCCGAGGACG CCCCGCAGGGCCTGGTGGACGTGTGGCAAGCGGCCGGCCCCCCGGAGCCCGGacagcccagcctgctgctgctgtggaag CCACTGGATCCCAGAGCAGCCCGGGGAGTCGTTCGCGGCTACAGCATCACCTTCCGGGCAGGGAGCAACCGCGCCGAGAGCTCCCTGGACGCCCCCTGCTGCCGCGCGAGTCTCCCCGCCAGCACCACCCACGTCTGGATCTCGGCAAAGAACAACGTGGGGCGGACGCcgcccgccaacctcagcttggAGCGCCAGG gtgaCTTCAGACCCCGGGTGCCGTACCAGGTGCGAGTTTACGGGCTGTACCCCCAGGGCTTTGGCGCCTCGGCCCCCGTCCGAGCCTACACTCAGGAGGGAG TGCCATCGGCagggcctcagggcctgcaggaTCGGAGCATCTCCAAGGAGGCATCCGTCATCTCGTGGGAGGCGATCCCCCTGGCGCAGCGCAACGGGCACCTCGCCCACTACACCCTCTACCTCGCCGCGCCCACAGGGAGCCCACGGGCCTCCAGACCCA TTGCTGCTACAGAGACAACCTACACCCTCCAGGGGCTGGAACCCGGCACCTCCTACCGGCTCTGGATGACCGGCTCCACCTCCATCGGGGAAGGAAACGCCAGcaccatccacctcttccacacGCCAG ATTCCCGCTGGGAGGCCGTCCTGGCTGCCCTCTTGGCGGTGGGGTTCCTCCTCTTCCTCGCCTGCATCGTGGGAGCCGTCCTCCATGCCAA GTTGCTGGACCTGTGCCGGAAGGTGCTGCCCcggtggtgctgggagaaggtcCCGGACCCCACCCTCAGCAGGATTCCACTGCACGAGGGGGACGGG GATCCCTACAGATACCAGGGCCCGTTGGCCCCGGGCCCAGACCTGGAGGAGCCGCCCCTCACCCTGCTGGATATTGAGGAGCCTGCGGATCCCGGGACCCAGGACTACTCCACtctgcctcagctggagtctcccctgcccccccttccccatggcAGCGGGGCTAGCGCCCGGCCCGAGGAACTggggcccagcagctctgccaggGAGGAGGCCTGGGAAGAACCAGCGCCGGTCACTTCCGGCTACGAGAAGCATTTCATGCCCACCCTGGAGgaggtgctgggcctggcctga
- the PALM3 gene encoding paralemmin-3 produces MAESSLYAQRLEAIVGRRQVQERILRTRRELEEEKLRAQQLKRKSLRDQWLMEGACPPPENDPTSPLWQTQSRIQELEQDLASLQSQMQQLENPERHSGPRAGLEEVKQPAGGACEAPAADSAAAGGGAGGREPEPALPRAPGSPKRATQGAAREPLQNGLVLDAADGPGAAEASAKPPGRLGLGKAELIIRNHLGQEVGSMDAVGRVSPETEGAWASGSAGEERTAGPEPSVAGEGSREGPEGESRGPEQALPAESCCLDSPRPEPDGELTGAEGEGGTSAEPAGAAPGTKGEAAQAGPAGAAEPVRPEEQGPAQGTGPAWQEPAPEQERQVPPGAEQPQAAGRGGAETSAPLQGQIPSPQEAQASLQDQTPPSLQKAQASLQGQTPPSLQEAQASLQDQTPPSLQEAQASLQDQTPPSLQEAQASLQDQTPPSLQEAQASLQDQTPPSLQEAQASLQGQTPPSLQEAQASLQGQTPPSLQEALASLQDQTPSSLQEADMPMQDQLPGLQDQLPLPLLEVKISAQGQIPSPQEATAALQGQIPPSLQEAQASLQDQLPSSLQEAQASLQDQLPSSVQEAQASLQGQTPPSLQEAQASLQGQTPPSLQEAQASLQDQTPPSLQEAQASLQGQTPSSLQEAEASLQDQTPPSLQEAQASLQDQTPPSLQEAQASVQELLPSPQDTEHSLHSQLPALHGQAPRPHGEVPSGGAAELEPSPALKGGAQPGPLPSSAAEATEILPPEQQPLLPAAPGLRRNQKEPLDPVARSPQAGAGPGKSRAPTYTTTSANTASPGQGRSASAPRPGAGQEPGRRKQKTCQCCSVM; encoded by the exons ATGGCCGAGAGCTCCCTGTACGCCCAGCGCCTGGAGGCCATCGTG GGGCGGCGCCAGGTGCAGGAGCGGATCCTCCGGACGCGccgggagctggaggaggagaagctgcgaGCGCAGCAGCTCAAG aggAAGTCGCTGCGGGACCAGTGGCTAATGGAGGGGGCCTGCCCGCCCCCGGAGAACGACCCCACCTCCCCGCTGTGGCAGACACAGTCCCGCATCCAGGAGCTCGAGCAGGATCTGGCCAG CCTCCAGTCCCAGATGCAGCAGCTGGAGAACCCGGAGCGTCACAGCGGGCCACGGGCGGGCTTGGAAGAGgtgaagcagccagcagggggcgcctgTGAG GCCCCGGCGGCTGACTCTGCTGCGGCAG gtgggggggcaggcggcaGGGAGCCGGAACCTGCCCTCCCCCGGGCCCCGGGCTCCCCCAAAAGGGCCACACAAGGGGCAGCCCGGGAACCCCTGCAGAATGGGCTTGTCTTGGACGCAG CGGACGGGCCGGGGGCTGCGGAGGCCTCTGCCAAGCCGCCgggcaggctgggcctggggaaGGCGGAGCTGATCATCCGGAACCACCTGGGCCAGGAAGTGGGCAGCATGGACGCCGTGGGGCGGGTGTCGCCGGAGACAGAGGGGGCCTGGGCCAGCGGGtcggcgggggaggagaggacggCGGGGCCGGAGCCGAGTGTGGCGGGGGAAGGCAGCAGAGAGGGGCCGGAGGGTGAATCCAGGGGGCCGGAGCAggccctgccggctgagagcTGCTGTCTCGATTCCCCCAGGCCCGAGCCGGACGGGGAGCTGACGGGGGCCGAGGGAGAGGGGGGGACCTCGGCCGAGCCTGCGGGGGCAGCCCCGGGAACGAAGGGGGAGGCTGCCCAGGCGGGTCCAGCTGGGGCAGCGGAACCAGTGAGGCCAGAGGAGCAGGGACCCGcccaggggacaggccctgcgtGGCAAGAGCCTGCCCCGGAACAGGAGCGGCAGGTGCCCCCTGGAGCAGAGcaaccccaggctgcagggcgggggggtgcagagaCAAGTGCCCCCCTGCAGGGccagatcccctccccccaggaggctCAAGCATCTCTCCAGGACCAgacccctccctctctgcagaagGCTCAAGCATctctccagggccagacccctccctctctgcaggaGGCTCAAGCATCTCTCCAGGACCAgacccctccctctctgcaggaGGCTCAAGCATCTCTCCAGGACCAgacccctccctctctgcaggaGGCTCAAGCATCTCTCCAGgaccagacccctccctccctgcaggagGCTCAAGCATCTCTCCAGGACCAgacccctccctctctgcaggaGGCTCAAGCATctctccagggccagacccctccctccctgcaggagGCTCAAGCATctctccagggccagacccctccctctctgcaggaGGCTCTAGCATCTCTCCAGGACCAgaccccttcctccctgcaggaGGCTGACATGCCTATGCAAGATCAGCTTCCAGGTCTCCAAGACCAGCTCCCATTGCCTTTGCTTGAAGTTAAAATATCTGCTCAAGGCCAGATCCCCTCCCCACAAGAGGCTACAGCAGCACTCCAGGGCCagatccccccctccctgcaggaggcTCAAGCATCCCTCCAGGACCAGCTCCCATCCTCCCTGCAGGAGGCTCAAGCATCCCTCCAGGACCAGCTCCCATCCTCTGTACAGGAGGCTCAAGCATctctccagggccagacccctccctctctgcaggaGGCTCAAGCATctctccagggccagacccctccctccctgcaggagGCTCAAGCATCTCTCCAGgaccagacccctccctccctgcaggagGCTCAAGCATctctccagggccagaccccttcctccctgcaggaGGCTGAAGCATCTCTCCAGgaccagacccctccctccctgcaggagGCTCAAGCATCTCTCCAGgaccagacccctccctccttgcaggaggctcAAGCATCTGTCCAGGAGCTCCTCCCTTCACCCCAGGACACTGAACATTCACTCCACAGCCAGCTCCCCGCCCTTCATGGGCAGGCACCGCGTCCCCACGGGGAGGTGCCCTCTGGCGGAGCAGCCGAGCTGGAGCCGAGCCCGGCGCTGAAAGGAGGCGCTCAGCCTGGCCCGCTTCCATCCTCTGCAGCAGAAGCCACAGAAATCCTCCCCCCggagcagcagcctctgctcccgGCGGCCCCCGGGCTGCGGAGGAACCAGAAGGAGCCGCTGGACCCTGTGGCCAGGAGCCCGCAGGCGGGAGCTGGCCCTGGGAAGTCCCGGGCCCCGACGTACACCACCACCTCCGCCAACACTGCCTCCCCGGGCCAGGGCCGGAGCGCCAGCGCCCCCCGGCCGGGAGCCGGGCAGGAGCCGGGCAGACGCAAGCAGAAGACCTGCCAGTGCTGCTCCGTCATGTGA